Part of the Anopheles coluzzii chromosome 3, AcolN3, whole genome shotgun sequence genome is shown below.
ATCTGTGGGATGGTAAGGTGTAGCCGTAGGTACTTGCCCACCGTGCCACTAGTCCCACTGGTTGCGGTGTACAGGGTGCCTTTCCCGACAAACGTTACCGCTGTGTTGCCTGTTAAGAAGAGAGTTGTGTTAGGAATTAGATtttgagagagaaagagatcaaTTAGATAGAGTGTAAATACTTACGAATGGAGAAGGTAAGGATGGAGTGATCCGTCACCGAATGCCGATCGTTGACCGTTTCCATCGAGAACATGCCCAGCATCTCGAGCGCGGGCATCAGGGCCGTCACGTTAAACTCTAGCTTTTCCATGTCCACTCTGCGGGAGAAGGAAGAATTCACACACCCCCGGAATTAGAACATCAGTTGAACAAAGCTTTCAAAcgaacacagaaacacacacacacacacacacacacacacctcacaTTCTGGATGAAAGCATTCTTCAACCCTACGAGGTATCGGTTCACGTAGACGGCCTGCCCAAAGGTCATATTGGGCAGTAGCAGCGGATCGAACGGGGTGATTGTGTGGCGCGGCGACAGCTTCCCACTGGACAGAAAGTTGACAAAGTGCTGAATCGAAGTACCGATGCACGCGGGCAGTTCTGTCGCTGCACTCCGCCTACATCCTCCGCCATCACCGATTCCacctgtttgttgtttttttgagggagaataaaaaaacccaaaatgaATCCCTGCATCACTGTCACCTGGCTTGATCAGGGCGGAGCTACACTTGTCGGAAAAAATACTTACGCATCGGCGCACCGCCGACTAATCGCAGCGAGCTGATGGCGGCCAGCACTACCAGCGTCCGTAGATACTCCCCGGCAGACACCATGATGGACGAGTGTAGAAGAATTGGACGAACACGGCGAGATcagcgaacgaacgagcgagcgagtcTTTCCCGGCAGGACTGACCGTGCACTACCGCACGCCACGAACGATCGAGCACAAGTGGCGCGACGCATACCGTTGCGATGCTAAAATTTGTTGCGAAAAATTAACCTTCCCTTCTTCCCCCGCATGCTCAACTGGAGCAgttaaacaaacacatacacacacacacacacatttagaCGCCCCAAAACGGTTCCAACTCTTAACGCCCAGCTTCAGAAAAAAGCCGTTTCCACAGATCGTTCTATGTCAGCGTGATCGTGTGCGCTTCCCCCAGCGTGTGATCTGGCGCGCCCACCACAACTATGACAACACAGCGGGACTCCGAGGGCGCTCTGGAAAGCAACAGCGCCGGCAACAAGAtacacatagagagagagagagagagagagagagagagagagagagagagagagagagagagagagagagaaaataaaaacacaacaacaacgaacagcgaaaacaaacgaaacattcGATCAATTGAAATTCGCGCTGATTTAATTAACTCACTGTTGttgagtgcgtgtgtgcatgtgtgtgtgatggcgACAAATGGCGCCAGCACGGAGGAGGGACTAGCACTGCAACAGCATCACTTTGTCACCGGGTTTCGGTTGTTACTGTCCCCAATTTGCAGGCTTGCAGCGGGATGCAACCTTCCGTTCGCTTGCACAGTTTCACACTCCGCACATCGTTAAGGGCAAACCGATCGAACTCTGTTAACCAAAAAACCACCGGCCCCGACGCCAATCGAGGGCAAATCGAGATCGACTtcaattctttctttttttttcaatgggGAAGGGTCGTTCAGTTCGGCACATAAAACGCTCAACCATCCCGAAAAGCTAAATGCGGCACAATCAAAATTCATTGAGAGAATTTGGCTCAATGAAGTTCCCGCTTGCCTTTTGGACGAACAGAGGATTGAGAAGGGATTGGGGGGAACTGAGGGTGGGGTCTTTCGGTACGGTAGGCGCGTGCGATTCATCGCCCCGCATCCTTGGCCCAGGTCATGggcggtttgtgtgtgtgtctttgtgtgtggttAAGGCAGCGTGCGAACGAGACGGACGATGCGCACAAGGGATGGTTGCGTGCAAGTGATCGCGTGATACGCGCAAGCGCTTGTATGCGAGAAGGCTtaggcgtcatccatcaattaggTAACGCCGATAGAGTGGGAGAGATGGGTGTCGACATTTCGAGTAACAAATGAGTAATAAACGAGCATTCTTCTTCGTGATTTAACAACCTTCGCGGTGATGTCGGCCTAGAAATGATCTCGCTACTTTTTATGTACTACACAGCCGAATAGACCATCCTTTAGTCCGTCAAATTTGGTTATCACAGACGGGTGGACGGAAAAACTTAACACAGGATCGTCGCAGTAACGTTGCATTCCATTAGTGCGACGACCACAGTGGGTGTGCCACTCGATTGTACACAGGCAGGCATTTCAGGATGGTAGCATGCTATTCGTCGCTAGTGACGACACTCTATTCGAAACAAATGGTATAAGAATCAACTCTGACGTTGTTAACAGACGTAATACCGATGCAACTCCATATAAACCCTATTCGTTTGAAACAAGAGGGAACTAATGCAGTCAGCCGTTTTTTCGTCAGAATTGATCAGTGGTTGTAATTGTATGGATACATAGATCaaaactgcagcagcaacttTTGGAAGCAATAACGATTTTGTTCGTAACATTTGTACGATTTGTAAGACATGCGTAACATTTCAGTCGATcacgtagtacagtcgtcaactcgtacgacttaacaacatgcctgccATGGgctcaagccccaaatggaccgtgccgccatacgtaagactgactatcctgctatggggggatcaataagtcactgaaagccaagcccacaagtagtagtggtacaggcaggccttgaccgataacggttgttgagctagaaagaagaagaggaagcgTAACATATGTTGATGATGTGATATGAtgcatcatgatgatgatacaaCATCTAgagacaaataaacatttttggaAAGATGGACACATTCATAGAGGACTAGGAAGATAGCTGGATGCGTAACgcttttgatgatgatgatgcaaggACATTGCAAACCGTGCTGAGCATCCGATTATTAGAatctttttgaatttgattgattgtgattttttggttcatttgcaatttttgcgtttcgtaattgatggatgacgccttACTCAAAATTTAAGAAGGATTCAAAATGGACTTTTCCAATATGTTGAACTGTCACGATAGTCTTCAAAGTCgtaaaatatgataaaaagtCAAAATCTTAAATTATGATAGAAATTGTACTACTGTGGGGAAAAAATCGCTAAATATCTCCTTTCCAAAGAATAATCACAACCTTGCATACAAGACCCCTATCTTTCGCCGAACATTGCACACTATAAGGCAAAATTGCACACAAACTCTCATACAGCTTCCAATTTCCACAGTCATTCTTCGCTTTCCTACAGttcaaatttgatttattcgtaaaacaaacaaagaaaaaaacggctcCCCAATCGTTAACCCTCGGACTAGTGGGGGGGCAAAAAGGTATCCTCCTAAGCATATATACAAAACATTCTGTCGATACTACCATTTCCCCGTCAGCGCGTCGGGAAGAACCGCTCGAACGGTGCCAACCGGAGGATCTCGTTCAGCAGCCGCTGAAACCGATCCCGCACACTCTGCACCAGATCGCGCTCCACCACCGGCAGGATGTCGCGCCCCCGGATCTGCTCGAACCGATCGCTAAACTGGCTGTAGTTGCCACTCATCGTGAACCACCGAAAGCCGACCGTATGATCACCGATCTGTTGGCTCCAGTCGGTAACGTTCACCTTCAGGTAGACGCGATCGTCCTGCTCGTAGTTGAAGCCTTTCAGCTGAAGCTGAATCGAGGAGTTTCCTGTTGGAGGAGAGAAGAGTTGAGCTTAGAGAATGCCCATTTTGGTTTTAATAATAATCCGAAAACTTACGTATCGAGTAGGTCATTTGGGACCATTCGGCAATTTCGGGTCGTGCTTGTAGCCGCGCGTGGTACGAGCCGCGCGTGTCGATCGCTGCGATGTGAAACTTGAAGTAAAACTCCAACCGGCTTATGTCCGATCTGGCAGtggcagaagcagaagcagaagtTTCCTCATAAATTAAGACATTCTTTAACAGAACGAACCATTTTCTTACCGTACGTCCGTGATGTACATGTTGCGGAAGCCGGTCGTCTGGCGGTGGGTAAACGTCGACACGACCTCATCGTTTTCGATCAGCGTCGCGTCGGGCAGGACGAGCGGATCGAGCGACGACACCGTCGTACGCTCGCTGATCGTGCCGCTGTACATGTGGCTGATGTAGTGCTGGATCGCACCCTCCATGCATTTGTTGAGCGACGGGCTGGAGCGCATACACCGAAACTCTTCGAAACCAGTGCCTGTTAGACCGCGAAAGAGAAACACCAGAAAAGAAGCAATCAGAGACACGTTTAGCAGCCGAAACCTGCAAAGCAGAGACAGTGTTCTGCTGActccaacacaaaaaaccatAAATCATCATGCTACCGTAAGGTTTCGGGTTCTTGAACGCGCGCGCGACCCAAACGTaacggggtgtgtgtgttggtgcttAATAAAACCGTAAATCTTTAGCTCGTTTTTTTGAAGCGTTGCTTTTTTGCACATTCTTGGTTGGAACATTTCATTCTAGCGGTGGAGATCCGCTAATTGAATTAAAGTTAAATACAGTGGGGAGTCAAAAGTGGCACGACAGCTGGCGATCAGACAGCGGAGAGGCCCGATTAAAGCAGAGACATACACACCCCAACCGGTCCCCAATTAATCGTGTGCTCACACCAATTAACCTTGCCCAGTGGCACATGTTGGGGTGTTTCTGAAGTGAAGCATGCCTGTGCTACTGTGCGGTGCCGTTTGTTGACATGGGCCATACGATTTAAAGTGACGTATGtaaatttttttacaatagCGACAATTGAACAAGAGACATGAGAGAGAGACATCGCCTGTACAACATCGCCGTTAAGCTGTAATAAAAAATCCACAATCACTCCACCAGTCCACGACAACTTCGAACGCGACTACTGAGACGCGTGTCGTTGTCCAGCCGGCTTATCGGCAAAACCAACCGGGCGCCGGAAACCACCCGGGCGTCCatgggaaaggggggggggaggaggattGGTGCGTCATTTTGCGTTCACTCCACCCGTCCACTTCGCTATCAATTCGTTAATGGTTTGCACGATAGCACAGAGCCGGAGAGCTGGATATTTATAGCACTGAAAAACGAGGAACACGCGTCCAGTGGAGCCAAAAGGAACAACAACAGTTCCAATCCAGGTTCTGTCCCTGTGGAAAAACTTGCGCCCAAAGGTCAGCAGCACAATGATACCTTCCGCAAACTGGATTTGGTCCCATTCACTGTTGGCTTGCAACTTGCGGGGTGTACAAAATGTACCTTTTATTCCCCTTTCACCACCACCTTTCCCTACACCACACGCGATCATTTCTTCGACCTTTTTCCcttattttttttgccaagTCGTGATGTTCCGGGTTGTAAAGCGACGGCCTTCACCCTTCAAGTTGACCCATCCGGGTTTTATGCTCTTTctcttgttctctctctctctccctctctgtctTAGTTTGtattaaaaagcaataaacaaaAGGGCTCCAGGTGTGAAACAGCgatcgtgcacctccataccATTTCCATCCCAAGATCAGTATCTTGAAGAGTTTGCAGCTCCAGCGGCACAGACTTAAAAAGCGCGACACAGGAAGCGCGAGCGTAAAaaccccttccctcccttccttTGGGGGCACCCAAGGTTAAGGTGCCGCGAGTGTGAGCCGGTCGGCCGGTTGGCCGTTTTATTCGAACTTGTTTAGCGATTAAATTAACACACCGTAACAACGCGTGGACACTTCGCgcgcacacagaaacacacacttcACACTTCTGTACCGCGTCGGACGGGTCATAACCCGGTGAACAGCACTATTACACCGAGATCAAACACCTTTCTGTTATTCATTCTGAactatgttgtttttttcgtcgCCAAACGGTGCGCGACACTTACGCGGGAATGCTGCAACGCTCGCCGGCCGAACTGCCATCCAGCACATGATCAGCAGACAGCCCAAGGCGCTCCAGCGGGGTTCCATTTTCTGCGGGCTgccgtttgtttattttgttttttccggGACTTTTGTTCTTCTGTTGACACGGAAGCTCCTTCAAACTCCTGCAAGTCCGTCCGTGGTTTGTCTCGGTTTGTTTCTAATccgagcgtgcgcgcgcgagcCTTATTCCGTTGAACATTCGAACTGCACCACACCGCACGGCAACGAGAACTAATGCCATTTTCACCCCGCTAACAGTCGGGCCAGCAATTGCGAGCGTaccagagagagagtgggagagagtgagaaagagccGGCTGCTTTCCTTTGGAGTTGCAGCGTTTCCTCACTTCTTCCCGCTTCCGCCTTTCTCTATCGGCTCGAGTGTTTCGCATGTTGTGTACGCTTCAGGAGTGTTTGTTTTCACTCACCACGATTGGGTGGGGGTTGGTGGAAAATTGGATACCACCAACCATCGTTGCCACcttgaaagagagagagaaagagagagcctGAGAAAGAATGTTACAAATTCCAAACGAacgcaaaaagaaacacgGGCCCGTATCTAACGATACAAGCACAAGAGAAAGAGCGTGCGAAAGAGCGTGTGTACGGTGGTAACgatggagagaaaaagagcgaAGAAAGGAACCACTTGATCGCTCGATCAACTTATCGTCGCCGCCGTACCGGCTTCCCTCACCGTCCCCCGCATCAACCAAACGAGAGGAAACgtgggtgttgttgttttttttcttctgatgGCCAGGGACggctttctttctttggcCGCGCTTTCGCACTTGGTTTTCTACCAGCTTCTTCCTCCATGTCACTTGCCTGCGCGAAAGATGCTGAGAGCTTGTCATAATCATGCACCCACGGCCTACACACAACAACCGGCAGGCCTACTCACCCCACTTCGTtccacccccaccccccccccgcgCCACCACAAACCGTCTGAGATTCTTCGGGCAgtctctttccttctctccTCTTGGCAAGAACAGCAGCGAGCGAGCAGCGAAATTCCAAGGCGCGCGCGCTGGGAAAACGTGAGTCAGAGAACGCACCGTTGATAAGCACGGAATCGGCACATTCTTTCCCCTGAACCCTCCCCCAACGAACGTGTGGCACAATGATGGTGCACATACGCGCGTGgggcaaattaaaattgatgtgCAAATTGTTACGATGACACTCCGGCCCACCGAGCCGTACCGTGCCGTGGGAGAAGGGATGGGATGGTGCCACCAGGAAggcttcatttcatttcctgACCACGGAAGTGCGATTGGACGGGGAAGCGGGAAAAAGGGGGTAAGGGAGGGGTTAGTGTCTCATCATCAATGGAGACAATGGCCGAAAGGCCAAAGGCACAGATCTAATGCCATTATCAACCTTGTTTTCTGTAGTGTGTATCGTTGCTTTGCCTTGACTGTTGACACGGAATTCCCTTCATTGCGTTGGGATGAATGGCAAAAAACAAGTGCATTCTGAgggtgtaagtgtgtgtgtgtgtgtgtatgagagagagagagagagagagagagagagagagagagagagagagagagagagagagagagagagacgcgAAAAGGAAATAGAGAAATA
Proteins encoded:
- the LOC120959519 gene encoding uncharacterized protein LOC120959519, which produces MVSAGEYLRTLVVLAAISSLRLVGGAPMRGIGDGGGCRRSAATELPACIGTSIQHFVNFLSSGKLSPRHTITPFDPLLLPNMTFGQAVYVNRYLVGLKNAFIQNVRVDMEKLEFNVTALMPALEMLGMFSMETVNDRHSVTDHSILTFSIRNTAVTFVGKGTLYTATSGTSGTVGKYLRLHLTIPQMVIGGSSLADSDRHLTDASRTVAAAKLKRLIEKDLRLQLAKRIQCVANEALAVTPFIKLFPV
- the LOC120958797 gene encoding uncharacterized protein LOC120958797, with the protein product MEPRWSALGCLLIMCWMAVRPASVAAFPRTGFEEFRCMRSSPSLNKCMEGAIQHYISHMYSGTISERTTVSSLDPLVLPDATLIENDEVVSTFTHRQTTGFRNMYITDVRSDISRLEFYFKFHIAAIDTRGSYHARLQARPEIAEWSQMTYSIRNSSIQLQLKGFNYEQDDRVYLKVNVTDWSQQIGDHTVGFRWFTMSGNYSQFSDRFEQIRGRDILPVVERDLVQSVRDRFQRLLNEILRLAPFERFFPTR